A genomic region of Fodinisporobacter ferrooxydans contains the following coding sequences:
- a CDS encoding DUF488 domain-containing protein encodes MLLLQTKRVYEPVEVTDGKRILVDRLWPRGVAKETACIDEWLKDLAPSTELRKWFAHEPTRFEEFRSSYLDELRNNSAAQVQALQIIQWAEEEQVTILFAAKDSQHNNAVVLKGFLLGMWKKK; translated from the coding sequence ATGTTGTTGTTGCAGACGAAAAGAGTATATGAACCAGTGGAAGTAACGGACGGCAAACGCATATTGGTAGACCGGCTTTGGCCAAGGGGAGTTGCAAAGGAAACGGCTTGTATCGACGAGTGGTTGAAAGATCTTGCGCCGAGTACGGAATTGCGGAAATGGTTTGCACACGAACCGACCCGATTTGAAGAGTTTCGTTCCAGTTATTTGGATGAGCTTAGAAACAATTCTGCAGCACAAGTGCAGGCCTTGCAAATTATCCAATGGGCAGAAGAAGAGCAGGTAACCATTTTGTTTGCTGCAAAAGACAGCCAACACAACAATGCAGTGGTTTTAAAGGGTTTTTTGCTGGGTATGTGGAAAAAGAAATAG